One segment of Streptosporangium brasiliense DNA contains the following:
- a CDS encoding DUF1707 SHOCT-like domain-containing protein, translating into MNDPGAIRASDTEREAVVERLRVASVEGRLTLGELTERTEMAYTAVTQAELAVITSDLPSADHSHAPAYAPAPAPAPAPQGGRARRWFVAVMGDSKRRGKWRIDQGLGAVAVMGDVLLDLREAEVRTGVVDIVATAVMGDVKIIVPDGVDVDLEGIAIMGDKKVQVLEAPAGMNVPLIRVRAYAVMGDVKVIGDAKAKPVKKPWAAWREQWRELRGELTGEPRPPLPPAPPAGPHGHPGHHWPH; encoded by the coding sequence ATGAACGATCCCGGTGCGATACGGGCCTCCGACACCGAGCGGGAGGCCGTCGTCGAACGGCTGCGGGTCGCCTCCGTCGAGGGACGGCTGACTCTCGGCGAGCTGACCGAGCGCACGGAGATGGCCTACACCGCCGTCACCCAGGCTGAGCTGGCCGTCATCACCTCGGACCTGCCGTCGGCCGACCACTCCCACGCGCCCGCCTACGCCCCGGCCCCGGCCCCGGCTCCGGCGCCGCAGGGCGGCCGGGCGCGTCGCTGGTTCGTGGCCGTCATGGGCGACTCCAAGCGCCGGGGCAAGTGGCGGATCGACCAGGGCCTCGGGGCGGTCGCCGTCATGGGCGACGTCCTGCTCGACCTGCGTGAGGCCGAGGTCCGCACCGGAGTGGTGGACATCGTGGCCACCGCGGTCATGGGTGATGTGAAGATCATCGTCCCGGACGGCGTGGACGTCGACCTTGAGGGCATCGCGATCATGGGGGACAAGAAGGTCCAGGTCCTGGAGGCTCCCGCCGGGATGAACGTGCCGCTCATCCGGGTCAGGGCGTACGCCGTCATGGGCGACGTCAAGGTGATCGGCGACGCCAAGGCCAAGCCCGTCAAGAAGCCCTGGGCCGCATGGCGGGAGCAGTGGCGCGAGCTGCGCGGCGAGCTCACGGGTGAGCCCCGGCCTCCCCTGCCGCCGGCCCCTCCCGCGGGTCCCCACGGGCACCCCGGCCATCACTGGCCCCACTGA
- a CDS encoding SigE family RNA polymerase sigma factor: MRDRADFERYVEQRSARLLQTAYLLCRDWGTAEDLLQTALAKAWFAWRRVGDNPDPYVYRILTNTHASWWRRKWRAEVPTAELPDVAGEDRTGEIGAREAVRHALAGLPGRQRAVIVLRYFADLPDPQIAEILGCSVATVRSQASRALAKLRVDPAAVAAITTGS; the protein is encoded by the coding sequence ATGCGAGATCGGGCCGACTTCGAGCGCTACGTGGAGCAGCGCTCGGCCCGGCTGCTGCAGACGGCCTACCTGCTGTGCCGCGACTGGGGCACGGCGGAGGACCTTCTGCAGACGGCGCTGGCCAAGGCATGGTTCGCCTGGCGGCGGGTGGGCGACAACCCCGACCCCTACGTCTACCGCATCCTGACCAACACCCACGCCTCCTGGTGGCGGCGTAAATGGCGGGCCGAGGTGCCGACGGCTGAGCTGCCCGACGTGGCGGGGGAGGACCGGACGGGCGAGATCGGGGCGCGCGAGGCCGTACGGCACGCCCTGGCGGGGCTGCCCGGCAGGCAGCGCGCCGTGATCGTCCTGCGCTACTTCGCCGACCTGCCCGACCCGCAGATAGCCGAGATCCTCGGCTGCTCGGTGGCGACCGTCCGCAGCCAGGCCAGCCGGGCGCTGGCCAAACTACGCGTCGATCCCGCGGCGGTCGCCGCGATCACCACGGGGAGCTGA
- a CDS encoding sirohydrochlorin chelatase has translation MTWRVHGTAPAVPLVAVAHGSRDPRAAATVEDLLDLVRRARPEIPVRTAYLDHAPPTLPMALSGLAEAAVLPLLLTEAYHSRVDIPGALAEVTARRPLLRVHRGATLGPHPLLLTALERRLAEAGVASGDPGTAVVLVSAGSSDRRANATVAGMAGEWAGRGWWSVTAAYASAAEPTPAQEVRRLLSAGAPRVVVAPYLLAPGHFADKIRRDSLAAGAGAVADVLGAAPELAAVLIERYEQAVRRERAFATA, from the coding sequence ATGACGTGGCGCGTCCACGGCACGGCGCCGGCGGTCCCGCTGGTCGCGGTGGCGCACGGGTCCCGTGACCCGCGCGCCGCCGCGACGGTGGAGGACCTGCTCGACCTGGTACGGCGGGCACGCCCCGAGATCCCCGTGCGCACCGCCTACCTCGACCACGCTCCCCCGACGCTCCCCATGGCGCTGTCCGGGCTGGCCGAGGCGGCGGTGCTGCCGCTGCTGCTCACCGAGGCCTACCACAGCCGCGTGGACATCCCCGGCGCGCTCGCCGAGGTGACGGCCCGCCGCCCGCTGCTGCGCGTGCACCGGGGCGCCACCCTGGGCCCGCACCCCCTGCTGCTGACCGCCCTGGAGCGGCGCCTGGCGGAGGCCGGGGTGGCCTCCGGCGACCCCGGCACCGCCGTGGTGCTGGTCTCGGCCGGCTCCAGCGACCGGCGGGCCAACGCGACGGTCGCGGGGATGGCCGGAGAGTGGGCCGGGCGCGGCTGGTGGTCGGTGACCGCGGCCTACGCCTCGGCCGCCGAGCCCACCCCCGCGCAGGAGGTCCGGCGGCTCCTGTCGGCCGGCGCCCCGCGCGTGGTGGTGGCCCCCTACCTGCTGGCCCCGGGCCACTTCGCCGACAAGATCCGCCGTGACAGCCTGGCCGCGGGCGCCGGGGCCGTCGCCGACGTGCTGGGCGCCGCCCCCGAGCTCGCGGCCGTGCTGATCGAACGCTACGAGCAGGCGGTGCGGCGGGAGAGGGCCTTCGCGACGGCCTGA
- a CDS encoding phosphoadenylyl-sulfate reductase — protein sequence MTLVDIEVGLRQQRGALDLQDIVESAAQFLEDASALEIIRWAAATFGDRLCLTSSMSDALLIDLVSRVKPGVDVLFIDTGYHFAETIGTRDAVRQVYDVNVIDVKPSRTVAEQERDLGPRLFGRNPDLCCYLRKVEPLNRALEPYLAWVSGIRRDEAATRAGVKVVEWDAKRQMVKINPIARWTQDDVDNYMADNGVLINPLHYDNYPSIGCAPCTRQVAPGEDPRSGRWAGMAKTECGLHL from the coding sequence ATGACACTGGTGGACATAGAAGTCGGACTACGACAGCAGCGCGGCGCGCTCGACCTGCAGGACATCGTCGAGTCGGCCGCGCAGTTCCTGGAGGACGCCTCCGCCCTGGAGATCATCCGCTGGGCCGCGGCCACCTTCGGCGACCGGCTCTGCCTGACCTCCTCGATGAGCGACGCGTTGCTGATCGACCTGGTCAGCCGGGTCAAACCCGGTGTCGACGTGCTGTTCATCGACACCGGCTACCACTTCGCCGAGACGATCGGCACCCGTGACGCCGTGCGGCAGGTCTATGACGTCAACGTGATCGACGTGAAGCCGTCCCGGACGGTGGCCGAGCAGGAACGCGACCTGGGTCCGCGCCTGTTCGGGCGCAACCCCGACCTGTGCTGCTACCTGCGCAAGGTGGAACCGCTCAACCGGGCGCTGGAGCCCTACCTCGCCTGGGTCTCCGGCATCCGCCGCGACGAGGCCGCCACCCGCGCCGGTGTCAAGGTCGTGGAGTGGGACGCCAAGCGCCAGATGGTCAAGATCAACCCGATCGCCCGGTGGACGCAGGACGACGTCGACAACTACATGGCCGACAACGGCGTGCTCATCAACCCGCTGCACTACGACAACTACCCCTCGATCGGCTGCGCCCCCTGCACCCGCCAGGTCGCCCCGGGCGAGGACCCGCGCAGCGGGCGCTGGGCCGGGATGGCGAAGACGGAATGCGGGCTGCATCTATGA
- a CDS encoding nitrite/sulfite reductase produces the protein MTTPAKPANRHHKRPRGEGQWALGYREPLNKNEENKKNDDGLNVRQRIIDIYAKNGFDSIDPADLRGRMRWYGLYTQRKPGIDGGKTAILEPEELDDRYFMLRVRIDGGRLNLEQLRAIADISNLYGRGTADVTDRQNIQLHWIEIEAVPDIWKRLEAVGLSTTEACGDTPRVILGCPLAGIDDNEVLDGTAQIDEIYDTYIGDPAFSNLPRKFKTAVSGCPAHCTVHEINDIAFVGVVNERGEKGYDLWVGGGLSTNPMLAKRLGVFVTPEQVTPVWGGVIGIFRDYGYRRLRHRARIKFLVNDWGVEKFREILETEYLGYALPDGPAPEQPRGGRRDHVGVFPQKDGNFYVGFAPRVGRLDGDKLHLIADIAQRHGSDRVHTTVEQKMVILDVAPDRVDSVVAELEANDLRVNPSTFRRQTMACTGIEFCKLAIVETKATASDLIDELEQRLPDFKEPLTINVNGCPNSCARIQVADIGLKGQLVVNDRGEQVEGFQIHLGGSLGVNPGFGRKVRGLKATAEELPDYVERVVRNFEKQKNDGETFSDWVQRADETDLK, from the coding sequence ATGACGACCCCGGCCAAGCCGGCTAACCGCCACCACAAGCGCCCGCGAGGCGAAGGTCAGTGGGCTCTCGGTTACCGCGAACCGCTGAACAAGAACGAGGAGAACAAGAAGAACGACGACGGGCTCAACGTCCGTCAGCGGATCATCGACATCTACGCCAAGAACGGTTTCGACTCCATCGACCCCGCCGACCTGCGGGGCCGGATGCGCTGGTACGGGCTCTACACCCAGCGCAAGCCCGGGATCGACGGCGGCAAGACCGCGATCCTGGAGCCGGAGGAGCTCGACGACCGCTACTTCATGCTCCGGGTCCGGATCGACGGCGGGCGGCTCAACCTGGAGCAGCTCCGCGCCATCGCCGACATCTCCAACCTCTACGGCCGGGGCACCGCCGACGTCACCGACCGCCAGAACATCCAGCTCCACTGGATCGAGATCGAGGCCGTCCCCGACATCTGGAAGCGGCTGGAGGCGGTGGGCCTGTCCACCACCGAGGCCTGCGGCGACACCCCGCGCGTCATCCTGGGCTGCCCGCTGGCCGGGATCGACGACAACGAGGTCCTCGACGGCACCGCGCAGATCGACGAGATCTACGACACCTACATCGGCGACCCGGCCTTCTCCAACCTGCCGCGCAAGTTCAAGACCGCGGTCAGCGGCTGCCCGGCGCACTGCACCGTGCACGAGATCAACGACATCGCCTTCGTGGGCGTGGTCAACGAGCGGGGCGAGAAGGGCTACGACCTGTGGGTCGGCGGCGGCCTGTCGACCAACCCCATGCTGGCCAAGCGGCTGGGCGTCTTCGTCACCCCCGAGCAGGTCACCCCGGTCTGGGGCGGCGTGATCGGCATCTTCCGCGACTACGGCTACCGCCGCCTGCGCCACCGGGCCCGGATCAAGTTCCTGGTCAACGACTGGGGCGTGGAGAAGTTCAGGGAGATCCTCGAGACGGAATACCTGGGGTACGCGCTGCCCGACGGCCCCGCGCCGGAGCAGCCGCGTGGCGGGCGCCGCGACCACGTGGGCGTCTTCCCGCAGAAGGACGGCAACTTCTACGTCGGCTTCGCGCCCAGGGTCGGCCGCCTCGACGGCGACAAGCTGCACCTGATCGCCGACATCGCCCAGCGGCACGGCTCGGACCGGGTGCACACCACGGTCGAGCAGAAGATGGTCATCCTCGACGTCGCGCCCGACCGGGTCGACAGCGTCGTCGCCGAGCTGGAGGCCAACGACCTGCGGGTCAACCCCTCCACCTTCCGCCGCCAGACCATGGCCTGCACCGGCATCGAGTTCTGCAAGCTGGCGATCGTCGAGACGAAGGCCACCGCCTCCGACCTGATCGACGAGCTGGAGCAGCGCCTGCCGGACTTCAAGGAGCCGCTGACCATCAACGTCAACGGCTGCCCCAACTCCTGCGCGCGCATCCAGGTCGCCGACATCGGCCTCAAGGGGCAGCTCGTCGTCAACGACAGGGGCGAGCAGGTCGAGGGCTTCCAGATCCACCTGGGCGGCTCCCTGGGCGTCAACCCGGGCTTCGGCCGCAAGGTCCGCGGCCTGAAGGCCACGGCCGAGGAGCTGCCCGACTACGTGGAGCGCGTCGTGCGCAACTTCGAGAAGCAGAAGAACGACGGCGAGACCTTCTCCGACTGGGTCCAGCGGGCCGACGAGACGGACCTCAAGTGA
- a CDS encoding TIGR03084 family metal-binding protein, which yields MSLLGELLADLRAETAELDAMVRGLDPAAWELPTPAEGWAVRDQISHLAWFDDAATAAATDPDGFRATLPAFLGRGYSAVDEIAAASRSLAPGQVHDWFRAARARSLEAFARLDPGVRLPWYGPDMSAASFVTARLMETWAHGQDVADALGLARVPTARLRHVATLGVRAMPYGFAMRGLPPPAGPIRVELTMPDGSPWTAGPAGAADVVRGPVLDFCLLVVQRRHLDDTSLELRGEGARAWARVAQAFAGPPGKGRAPLGSGVSQGRTG from the coding sequence GTGAGCCTGCTGGGCGAGTTGCTGGCCGATCTGCGCGCGGAGACCGCCGAGCTCGACGCCATGGTCCGCGGGCTCGATCCGGCGGCCTGGGAGCTGCCCACCCCCGCCGAGGGATGGGCGGTGCGCGACCAGATCAGCCACCTCGCCTGGTTCGACGACGCCGCCACCGCCGCGGCGACCGACCCCGACGGCTTCCGCGCCACCCTGCCCGCCTTCCTCGGCCGCGGATACTCGGCGGTGGACGAGATCGCGGCCGCCTCCCGCAGCCTAGCCCCGGGCCAGGTCCACGACTGGTTCCGCGCCGCCAGGGCGCGCAGCCTGGAGGCGTTCGCCCGGCTCGACCCCGGGGTCAGGCTGCCCTGGTACGGCCCTGACATGTCGGCGGCGTCCTTCGTCACCGCGCGGCTGATGGAGACCTGGGCCCACGGCCAGGACGTGGCGGACGCGCTCGGCCTGGCCCGCGTCCCCACCGCCAGGCTCAGGCACGTGGCGACGCTCGGGGTGCGGGCCATGCCCTACGGCTTCGCGATGCGCGGCCTGCCGCCGCCGGCCGGGCCGATCCGGGTCGAGCTGACGATGCCCGACGGGTCGCCGTGGACGGCGGGGCCGGCCGGGGCCGCGGACGTGGTCAGGGGGCCGGTGCTCGACTTCTGCCTCCTGGTGGTCCAGCGCCGGCACCTCGACGACACCTCCCTGGAACTGCGGGGCGAGGGCGCGCGGGCGTGGGCACGGGTCGCCCAGGCCTTCGCCGGGCCCCCGGGCAAGGGGCGGGCACCGCTCGGATCAGGGGTTTCTCAGGGACGGACCGGATAG
- a CDS encoding YccF domain-containing protein, producing MRTLLNVIWLVFAGIWLAAGYVLAGVICCILIITIPFGIASFRIAAYALWPFGRTVVRDPGAGCLSTVGNVIWCVVAGIWLAIGHLLTSIPLFLSVIGIPLGIANIKLIPVSLLPLGARIVDVDDPEAFYRR from the coding sequence ATGCGGACTCTGTTGAATGTCATCTGGCTGGTGTTCGCGGGGATCTGGCTGGCCGCCGGCTACGTCCTCGCGGGCGTCATCTGCTGCATTCTGATCATCACCATCCCGTTCGGCATCGCGTCGTTCCGGATCGCCGCCTACGCGCTGTGGCCCTTCGGGCGGACCGTGGTGCGCGATCCCGGCGCCGGCTGCCTGTCCACCGTGGGGAACGTGATCTGGTGCGTGGTGGCCGGGATCTGGCTGGCCATCGGGCACCTGCTGACCTCGATCCCGCTCTTCCTGTCGGTCATCGGCATCCCGCTGGGGATCGCCAACATCAAGCTGATCCCGGTCTCGCTGCTGCCGCTGGGCGCCCGGATCGTCGACGTGGACGACCCGGAGGCGTTTTATCGCAGGTAG
- a CDS encoding YihY/virulence factor BrkB family protein: MTSTDAQAHRPGPDRRSPRGRGARLRAGLTWVRGTGVWALASATVNAGVTYRVTGLAGEAAFFALLSLPPFMLGLIGVLGQLTRVFGPETLQSVREWIDAQAHLLFTDNAVDTVVTPLVDDVLKPENQVSLISLGFLLALWSGSRALFVYVDLISVAYGLGEERGIIRTRLMSFGLYLAGLLTGLLVMPVLVLGPAALRGALPPDYAPLVDSLYWPVVIIGSVFFLTLLYHVSVPVRTRWWRELPGAVLAFIIWIACAAVLRAVLAAWFSPVSIYGSLAAPIAVLLWLYITALAVLIGATLNAEVDRLWPVDGAGRAGRAG, encoded by the coding sequence ATGACGTCCACTGATGCTCAGGCGCACCGCCCCGGGCCTGACAGGCGCTCGCCGCGCGGGCGGGGGGCCAGGCTGCGCGCCGGGCTCACCTGGGTACGCGGGACGGGCGTCTGGGCACTGGCCAGCGCCACGGTCAACGCGGGCGTCACCTACCGGGTCACCGGTCTGGCCGGTGAGGCGGCCTTCTTCGCGCTGCTGTCGCTGCCGCCGTTCATGCTCGGCCTGATCGGCGTGCTCGGCCAGCTCACCCGGGTGTTCGGCCCCGAAACGCTGCAGAGCGTCCGGGAGTGGATCGACGCGCAGGCGCACCTGCTGTTCACCGACAACGCCGTGGACACCGTCGTCACCCCGCTCGTCGACGACGTGCTGAAACCCGAGAACCAGGTCTCGCTGATCTCGCTGGGCTTCCTGCTGGCGCTCTGGTCGGGCTCGCGGGCGCTGTTCGTCTACGTGGACCTGATCTCGGTCGCCTACGGTCTCGGCGAGGAGCGCGGGATCATCCGCACCCGCCTGATGTCCTTCGGCCTCTATCTCGCGGGCCTGCTGACCGGGCTGCTCGTCATGCCGGTGCTCGTCCTCGGCCCGGCGGCGCTGCGCGGCGCCCTGCCCCCCGACTACGCCCCGCTGGTCGACAGCCTCTACTGGCCGGTGGTCATCATCGGCTCGGTGTTCTTCCTCACCCTGCTCTACCACGTGAGCGTGCCGGTGCGCACACGCTGGTGGCGCGAGCTGCCCGGGGCGGTGCTCGCGTTCATCATCTGGATCGCCTGCGCCGCGGTGCTGCGCGCGGTGCTGGCGGCCTGGTTCTCCCCGGTCTCGATCTACGGCTCGCTCGCCGCCCCGATCGCGGTGCTGCTGTGGCTCTACATCACCGCGCTGGCCGTGCTCATCGGAGCCACCCTAAACGCCGAGGTGGACCGGCTCTGGCCGGTGGACGGAGCGGGCCGCGCCGGCCGTGCCGGCTAG
- the glyA gene encoding serine hydroxymethyltransferase yields the protein MSSLSSVDPQIAELIRAEERRQADTVKLIASENYVSKAVLEATGTVLTNKYSEGYPGKRYYEGQQVIDQVESLAIERAKSLFGVNHANVQPYSGSPANLAIYLAFLQPGDTVMGMGLPFGGHLTHGWSVSATGKWFNPVRYGVRQDTGRVDMDEVREIALRERPKLIFCGGTAIPRTIDFPAFAEIAREVGAVLAADIAHIAGLVAGGAHPSPVGHADVISTTTHKTLRGPRGAMLMATSDEHATALNKAVFPGLQGGPHNHTTAAIAVALKEAATDDFKDYARQVVMNAQALAEELNGRGFDLVSGGTDNHLILLDLTPKGIGGKPAAQALDKAGLETNYNTVPFDTRKPFDPSGIRIGTAGVTSRGMGVAEMRQIGAWIDQVVTALAKDEDEAKHVITRVHGEVTELTSHFPAPGL from the coding sequence ATGAGTTCTCTTTCCAGTGTCGATCCGCAGATCGCCGAGCTCATCAGGGCGGAGGAGCGCCGTCAGGCCGACACCGTCAAACTGATCGCCTCGGAGAACTACGTCTCCAAGGCCGTCCTGGAGGCCACCGGCACCGTCCTCACCAACAAATACTCCGAGGGCTATCCGGGCAAGCGTTACTACGAGGGCCAGCAGGTCATCGACCAGGTCGAGTCCCTGGCAATCGAGCGGGCCAAGTCCCTGTTCGGCGTCAACCACGCCAACGTCCAGCCCTACTCGGGCTCGCCCGCCAACCTCGCCATCTACCTCGCCTTCCTGCAGCCGGGCGACACCGTGATGGGGATGGGCCTGCCCTTCGGCGGCCACCTCACCCACGGCTGGTCGGTCTCGGCCACCGGCAAGTGGTTCAACCCGGTCCGCTACGGCGTGCGCCAGGACACCGGCCGCGTCGACATGGACGAGGTCCGCGAGATCGCCCTCCGCGAGCGGCCCAAGCTGATCTTCTGCGGCGGCACCGCGATCCCGCGCACGATCGACTTCCCGGCCTTCGCCGAGATCGCCCGTGAGGTCGGCGCGGTGCTGGCCGCCGACATCGCGCACATCGCCGGCCTGGTGGCCGGTGGCGCCCACCCGTCGCCGGTCGGCCACGCGGACGTCATCTCCACCACCACGCACAAGACCCTGCGCGGTCCCCGCGGCGCGATGCTCATGGCCACCTCCGACGAGCACGCCACCGCGCTCAACAAGGCCGTCTTCCCGGGTCTGCAGGGCGGCCCGCACAACCACACCACCGCGGCCATCGCGGTGGCGCTGAAGGAGGCGGCGACCGACGACTTCAAGGACTACGCCCGCCAGGTCGTCATGAACGCCCAGGCGCTGGCCGAGGAGCTCAACGGCCGCGGCTTCGACCTGGTCTCCGGTGGCACCGACAACCACCTCATCCTGCTCGACCTGACCCCGAAGGGCATCGGCGGCAAGCCCGCCGCCCAGGCCCTGGACAAGGCCGGCCTGGAGACCAACTACAACACCGTGCCCTTCGACACGCGCAAGCCGTTCGACCCGTCGGGCATCCGCATCGGCACCGCCGGCGTGACCAGCCGGGGCATGGGCGTGGCCGAGATGCGCCAGATCGGCGCCTGGATCGACCAGGTCGTCACCGCCCTGGCCAAGGACGAGGACGAGGCCAAGCACGTCATCACCCGGGTCCACGGCGAGGTCACGGAGCTGACCTCGCACTTCCCGGCCCCGGGCCTGTGA
- the rsgA gene encoding ribosome small subunit-dependent GTPase A produces MSSPVISGLSALSPLGWDDSLAAELPAGLIPARVARVDRGAAEVLSADGHAQAHYSAQVRRAAAADPVALPCVGDWAGIRRLPEGRFELETLLPRRTAFVRGGVGRLSRGGLSGDSQGQVLAANVDVVFVAEPALHATDTADLSRIERLLALAWESGGLPVVLITKSDLIGEGLDYLMEEVATAAPGVDVHPICSLTGEGVEIVRGYLEGTRTAVVLGASGAGKSTLVNALAGTAVMETQQVRAGDGRGRHTTVHRELIPLQGGGLIIDTPGIRRVGLYDMGEGVDMVFSDIEDLAGRCRFADCRHDSEPGCAVIAAIEDGTLPERRLESWNKLQREAAWMASRSDARLRKELQNRWKIIHKEMRKPGRNRP; encoded by the coding sequence TTGTCATCGCCAGTCATTTCTGGTCTGTCCGCACTGTCCCCGCTCGGCTGGGACGACTCTCTCGCCGCCGAACTGCCGGCCGGCCTGATCCCCGCCCGGGTGGCCCGCGTCGACCGCGGCGCCGCCGAAGTGCTGTCCGCCGACGGTCACGCACAGGCCCACTACAGCGCCCAGGTACGGCGGGCCGCCGCCGCCGACCCTGTCGCCCTGCCCTGCGTGGGGGACTGGGCCGGTATCCGCCGGCTCCCGGAGGGCCGCTTCGAGCTGGAGACGCTGCTGCCCCGCCGTACCGCCTTCGTCCGCGGCGGTGTCGGCAGGCTCTCCCGGGGCGGCCTGTCCGGCGACTCACAGGGGCAGGTGCTCGCCGCGAACGTCGACGTCGTGTTCGTCGCCGAGCCCGCCCTGCACGCCACCGACACCGCCGACCTGAGCCGGATCGAGCGACTGCTCGCGCTGGCCTGGGAGAGCGGCGGCCTGCCGGTGGTCCTCATCACCAAGTCCGACCTCATCGGCGAGGGCCTCGACTACCTGATGGAGGAGGTCGCCACGGCGGCGCCCGGGGTGGACGTGCACCCGATCTGCTCCCTCACCGGCGAGGGGGTCGAGATCGTGCGCGGCTACCTGGAGGGGACGCGCACCGCCGTGGTGCTCGGCGCCTCGGGCGCCGGCAAGTCCACGCTGGTCAACGCTCTGGCGGGGACGGCGGTGATGGAGACCCAGCAGGTCAGGGCCGGTGACGGCCGGGGGCGCCACACCACGGTGCACCGCGAGCTGATCCCGCTCCAGGGGGGCGGCCTCATCATCGACACGCCCGGCATCCGCCGCGTCGGCCTGTACGACATGGGCGAGGGCGTGGACATGGTCTTCTCCGACATCGAGGACCTCGCCGGGCGGTGCAGGTTCGCCGACTGCCGGCACGACAGCGAGCCCGGCTGCGCGGTGATCGCCGCGATCGAGGACGGCACGCTGCCCGAGCGGCGGCTGGAGAGCTGGAACAAGCTCCAGCGCGAGGCCGCCTGGATGGCCTCCAGGAGCGACGCCCGGCTCCGCAAGGAGCTGCAGAACAGGTGGAAGATCATCCACAAGGAGATGCGGAAGCCAGGCCGGAACCGGCCGTGA
- a CDS encoding WhiB family transcriptional regulator, whose translation MSQVRRQTARPRPSWGWQDDAACRGEDLVLFFGPDGERQPERDIRERKAKAICAQCPVRAECLDYALSRPEKYGTWGGLNEDERASERRRRMRRAASAGISAVA comes from the coding sequence ATGTCTCAGGTACGTCGGCAGACCGCCCGGCCTCGGCCCAGCTGGGGCTGGCAGGATGACGCCGCGTGCCGGGGCGAGGACCTCGTGCTCTTCTTCGGTCCCGACGGCGAGCGTCAGCCTGAGCGCGACATTCGCGAGCGTAAGGCCAAGGCCATCTGCGCCCAGTGTCCCGTACGCGCCGAATGCCTCGACTACGCGCTGTCCCGTCCGGAGAAGTACGGCACCTGGGGCGGTCTGAACGAGGACGAGCGCGCCTCCGAGCGTCGCCGTCGCATGCGCCGCGCCGCCAGCGCCGGCATCAGCGCCGTCGCCTGA
- a CDS encoding sucrase ferredoxin: MVADSTAAEPWLAEGVIAGPDDLDMDALVAGVVPESCILVSEPVFLVCTHAKRNACCARIGLPLARSLAEVLPDRVWETSHVGGDRYAANLVCLPHGLYYGSMSQAAAVAAANAYRSGEVILDRFRGRAGIPEPLQAVEHFVRSHTGELSVGGVAVESSRSDGDTTEAFVRGSAARFRVVVEPMTLTTPCGTACADTITTYRLVALDRLAPVRYATSALT; encoded by the coding sequence ATGGTCGCCGACTCCACGGCGGCCGAGCCGTGGCTCGCCGAAGGCGTCATCGCAGGTCCGGACGATCTTGACATGGACGCTCTGGTGGCCGGAGTGGTCCCGGAGTCCTGCATACTTGTGAGTGAGCCGGTTTTTCTGGTCTGCACGCATGCCAAGCGCAACGCGTGCTGCGCCCGCATTGGACTACCCCTCGCTCGTTCTCTGGCCGAAGTTTTGCCGGACAGAGTATGGGAAACATCACATGTTGGCGGCGATCGATACGCCGCCAACCTCGTGTGCTTGCCACACGGGCTTTACTACGGCAGCATGTCTCAGGCTGCTGCGGTCGCGGCAGCGAATGCGTACCGGTCCGGCGAGGTCATCCTCGACCGTTTCCGGGGACGCGCAGGCATCCCTGAGCCATTGCAAGCCGTCGAGCATTTCGTCCGCTCCCACACGGGCGAGCTCTCGGTCGGCGGAGTGGCCGTGGAGTCCTCCAGGTCGGACGGCGACACCACCGAGGCTTTCGTGCGCGGTAGTGCCGCTCGTTTTCGGGTAGTGGTTGAACCCATGACGCTAACAACGCCATGTGGTACGGCTTGTGCCGACACGATCACCACCTATCGGCTGGTCGCGCTGGACAGGCTCGCGCCTGTGCGGTACGCCACGTCCGCCCTCACCTGA